The DNA region GGCATCAaccaggggtgttgtgatgttgtccacCTTAACTGGGGCATCAaccaggggtgttgtgatgttgtccacCTTAACTGGGGCATCAaccaggggtgttgtgatgttgtccacCTTAACTGGGGCATCAaccaggggtgttgtgatgttgtccacCTTAACTGGGGCATCAACCAgggttgttgtgatgttgtccacCTTAACTGGGGCATCAaccaggggtgttgtgatgttgtccacCTTAACTGGGGCATCAaccaggggtgttgtgatgttgtccacCTTAACTGGGGCATCAaccaggggtgttgtgatgttgtccacCTTAACTGGGGCATTAACCAgggttgttgtgatgttgtccacCTTAACTGGGGCATCAACCAgggttgttgtgatgttgtccaGCACTTTGTCATGGATAGTGGTCAAGTGCTTTTTGATGTCTGGAAGTGACAGGGGTTGAAGCAACTCCAACACCTTGACAGGGTTAGGGACAAATTTGTTGGCGATTGCCAGGTTCATGTCCACAGACTAAAagcaaaaatatgaaatatttaaTTATAGATATTATTTAACATAACATTTGCAACATTGCAGatgttctattttttttttaaaaacaatttaCCAATATTGacaacaatacatttttggatcAGAGACAACTGAATGAGTGGACTTTAATAAGATAAACACTTAAAACCATCGCTTACTCCATTGCTCCCTGAATCTTCAGCCTCGTCGTCGTGTGCTGCTGAGAGGAACATCTTGGGGTACAATTTCTTTGCAAACAAGGTGACCACCACCAAACATCTCTCCTCATCACATGTGAAGGATTCAATCTCCAGGCACTGGGATGATGGGCACCTCTTCATGATAGTGAGGAACTCTGACTCAAGGTCGTCTGATGTAGGAGGGTGCCTCTCCAAGAATAGCAGGACCATTTGTTTCAGGATGATTTTCGTGCCAAAGCCCTGCATGGCATTAGCAGTGAAGCTTGGCGATGCGGTGCAGGATGTCAGGGCAAAGCCTGAGGGTGGAATGCAGGGTGCTGGGGAAAATCCTGGGGGTGGAATGCAGGGTGCTGGGGAAAAGCCTCGGGGTGGAATGCAGGGTGCCGGGGCTAGGCCTGTTGGTGGCAGACAAAATTAAGATCAGTCTTATATAAACACTTGAAGTGGCACTCTAGTGTCCTTTTCACCTCAGTTAACACCTGATGTACTTAACAAAAGTCACCTCTCAACAGGTGGTCTAGGTATGTCATGACATAGCACAAGTGTGGGGGTGGGCCATTTCTCTTTTGTTCTATATTGCTTCTTTATTGTTCCTCAAGAAAGGGGTGCGGCCGATGACATCACGgatcaccatcagaccaacaccttGAATAGCCTGCTCCTTGAAGTTGGCAGTTGTCTCTAAGAAACTGTATTTTGCTAAAAACGTTTTCCCCTTGAGAGCAGtagtcaccaaccttttctgagtcaaattcactttctgagtcaagatcaatttctgagtcaaaatgcaagtcAAGATCTACTGCTCAGTCTGGGGGGAGGGAGAAGCAGTGAGGCTGCCTCTCAACTGACTCCTCTGCACTCCAGCTGAGGGTGAAACTCAAGGCCCACTGCATTATTTCCACCTCATGCACCAATTCATTtgatttgctctctgcgcctgccGGGTACGCgttctaccttcagacacatgaaatggttcaaaatgtgAACACTATGCCTTCCcggcactagggctgctgaatcaagtgcacctaccaccaacaacactagggctgctgaatcaagtgcacctaccaccaacaacactagggctgctgaatcaagtgcacctaccaccaacaacactagggctgctgaatcaagtgcacctaccaccaacagcatGAAAGTAATACAAAAAATAGGAACGTAAGGCtttattgttgtttttttaaacatttttggtGATTGACTAGAAATGCCTTGGTGATCGACTAGTCGTTTGCGATTGgctggttggtgaccactgctttagtgtgtgtactttactggatttatacttgggatatctcttttcaacaggaaaagttCAACAATCTATGGAGGACGTTTTTAACTTAATTACCAAACTGTCTAGTTATAAACCTTGAGCCAGTAAGTTACATGACAGTGAAAAATGATCACCTGTCAAAGTGATTGTGacagtgtaactcacctgactgAAGGACAAGTGTTTCATCCAAAACCTCAAGGTTGACTGGATTAGTGGtcaggggtgttgtgatgtctaCCACtttgacagggttaggggtctCTGGGATCGCCAGGTTCAAGTCCACAGACTGAAAGCAACAAGGACACAATATTTAACAGAACATTTGTTACATTTCATATCTCCTTTTTCTCAACATtgacatttatttgtatttttatcagAGATCATTTAATGAGTGGACTTTCATAAAGATAAACACTTGAAATGATCGCTTACTCCATTGCTGCCTGAATCTTCAGCCTTGTCGAAGTCTGCTGCTGAGGGGAGCATCTTGGGGCACATCTTCATTGCAAACAATTTGGCCACCACTAAACATCTCTCCTCATCACATGTGAAGGCTTCAATCCCCAGGCACTGGGATGATGGGTACCTCTTCATATACTCCCAGTAGAAGGTGTAAGCCCAGTACTGCATACTGTCAGAGTCGGTACACTTCTCCAGCTCCTCATTAACGATGTTGCAGAATCTGGCAGTGATGCTTTGAAACAGAGTGCAGATACGATCGGTGATAGTCAGGAACTCTGACTCAAGGTCCTCTGACGCAGGAGGGAGCCTCTCCAAGAATAGCAGGACAATTTGTTTCAGGATGACTTTCGTGCCAAAGCCCTGCGTGGCATTAGCGGCAAAGCTTGGCGACGAGGTGCAGGCTGCCAGGGCAAAGCCTGGGGGTGGAATGAAGGGTGCTGGGGAAAATTCTGGTGGGGTGCAGGGTGCCGGGGAAAAGCCTGGTGGTGGGGTGCAGTGTGCCGTGGAAAAGCCTGTTGGTGGCGGACAAAGTGAAGATCAGTctattgttgtttttttttacaaacatgtTTAGTgattgactaggaatgccttggagatcgaccagTCGATTGCGATTggccggttggtgaccactgctttagtgtgtgtactttactggatttatacttgggatatctcttttcaacaggaaaagttCAACAATCTATGGAGGACGTTTTTAACTTAATTACCAAACTGTCTAGTTATAAACCTTGAGCCAGTAAGTTACATGACAGTGAAAAATGATCACCTGTCAAAGTGATTGTGacagtgtaactcacctgactgAAGGACAAGTGTTTCATCCAAAACCTCAAGGTTGACTGGATTAGTGGtcaggggtgttgtgatgtctaCCACTTTGTCAGGGTTAGGGGTCTCCGGGATCGCCAGGTTCAAGTCCACAGACTGAAAGCAACAAGGACACAATATTTAACAGAACATTTGCGACATTTCATATCTCCTttttcacaacattgacatttatttgtattttttatcaGAGATCATTTAATGAATGGACTTTCATAAAGATAAACACTTGAAATTATCGCTTACTCCATTGCTGCCTGAATCTTCAGCCTCGTCGAAGTCTGCTGCTGAGGGGAGCATCTTGGGGCACATCTTCTTTGCAAACATTTTGGCCACCACTAAACATCTCTCCTCATCACATGTGAAGGCTTCAATCCCCAGGCACTGGGATGATGGGTACCTCTTCATATACTCCCAGTAGAAGGTGTAAGCCCAATACTTCTTACTGTCAGAGTCGGTACACTTCTCCAGCTCCTCATTAACGATGTTGCGGAATCTGGCAGTGATGCTTTGAAACAGCGTGCAGATACGATCGGTGATAGTCAGGAACTCTGACTCAAGGTCCTCTGACGAAGGAGGGAGCCTCTCCAAGAATATAGCAGGACCATTTGTTTCAGGATGACTTTGGTGCCAAAGCCCTGCATGGCATTTGCGACAAAGCTTGGCGTCGAGGTGTAGGTTGCCAGGGCAAAGCCTGGGGGTGGAATGCAGGGTGTTGGGGCAAATTCAGGTGGTGGGGTGCAGGGTGCCGGGGAAAAGCCTGGTGGTGCCGGACAAAGTGAAGATCAGTCTTACATAAAAACTTTAAGGCTTTATTGTTGGGTTTTTTACATACATGTTTGGTGATTGACtagaaatgccttggagatcgaccagTCGACTGCGAATGGCCAGATGGTGACCACTGCTTTagtgtgtgtactttactgtatttatacttgggatatcgcttttcaacaggaaaagttCAACAATCTCTGGAGGACGTCTTTAACTTAATTACCAAACTGTCTAGTTATAAAACTTGAGCCAGTAAGTTACATTACAGTGAAAAATGATCACCTGTCAAAGTGATTGTGacagtgtaactcacctgactgAAGGACAAGTGTTTCATCCAAAACCTCAAGGTTGACTGGATTAGTGGtcaggggtgttgtgatgtctaCCACtttgacagggttaggggtctCTGGGATCGCCAGGTTCAAGTCCACAGACTGAAAGCAACAAGGACACAATATTTAACAGAACATTTGTTACATTTCATATCTCCTCTTTACCTCTTTATTTTTATCAGAGAAAATTGAATGAGTGGACTTTCATAAGGATAAACACTTGTGATCGTTGCTTACCCCACTGCTCCCTACTTCATCCACATTAAAGTCTTCCACTGAGAGGAGCATCTCCAGCTGGAGATTGTTCAGCAATATTCTGCCGATTATGTTGGCCACCACTAAAAATCTCTCCTCATCAAATGAGAAGGCTTCAATCCCCTGGGGTGATGGGTACATCTTCATGTACTCGCAGTAGAAAGTGTCAGCCCAGATGCTCTTACTATAAGAGTCGATACACTTCTCCAGCTCCTTGTTGACGATGTTGTTGGATCTGGCAGTGATGCTCTGAATTAGAGTGCAGATATGATCTGCGATAGTGAGTGGTGGGTGGCAAGATGCCGGGGGAAAGCCTGGTGGTGGGGGGCATGACGCCGGGATAAAGCCTGATCGTGGGGGGCAGGATGCCTGGGCAAAGCCTGGTGGTGGGGGGAGCAATGCCTGGGCAAAGCCTGGTGGTGGGGGGCACTTTCCCGGGGCAAAGCCTGGTGGTGGGGGGCATGAAAGAGGGGCAAAGCCTGGTGGTGGGGGGAAGGATAGAAGGGCAAAGCCTGGTGGTGGGGGGCATGATAGAGGGGAAAAGAATGGTGGTGGGGGGCATGATAGAGAGGCAAAGCCTCGTGGTGGGGGGCATGATAGAGGGGCAAAGCCTGGTGGTGGGGGACATGATGCCGGGGAAAAGCCTGCTGGGAGTGGGCATGATGCCGGGGCAAAGACTGGTGGTAGGGTGCAGGATGCAAGGGCAAAGCCTGGTGGTGGCTGGCAGGATGCCTGGGCAAAGCCTGGTGGTGGGGGGCAGGATAGATGGGCAAAGCCTGGTGGTGGGGGGCATGATAGAGGGGCAAGGCCTGGTGTTGGGGGCAAGGCCTGGTGGTGGGGGGCATGATGCCTGGGAAAATCCTGGTGGTGGGGGGCAGGATAGAGGGGCAAAGCCTGGTGGTGGGGGGGAAGTGGGCAAAGCCTGGTGGTAGAGGGGCAAAGCCTGGTGGTggggggaaggatagaggggcAAAGCCTGGTGGTGGGGGACATGATGCCGGGGAAAATCCTGCTGGGAGTGGGCGTGATGCCAGGGCAAAGACTGGTGGTAGGGTGCAGGATGCTGGGGCAAAGCCCGGTGGTGGGATGCAGGATGCAGTGGCAAAGCCTGGGGGTAATATGCATGGTGCCGGGGCAAAGCCTGCAGGTGGAATACAGGGTGCTGAGTGTTTTACCACAACATTCCCTTGAAATTAGAAGGAGAAAATCTATCTCATACAAACACAACTTATTGCGAAACTGCCTAGTTTCAAAACATTAGCTAATAAGTTATATTACAGTAAGACATGGACACCTGTCAAATTGATCCGTGTCAATTTAACTCACCTGACTGGAGGTCAACTGGAGTCGTGGTCATGTttgttgtgatgttgtccacTTTGACGGGGTTAGTGATTAGGGGTGCTGTGACAGACTGAAAGCAACAAGGACATCATACTTAAGGTAATATTTGCGACATTGCAAATCTTCTttctatcaacaacaacaacaacaaaaatgcttTGTATGAGTGGACTTTCATAAAGATAAACACTTGTAATCATTGCTCACCTCACTGCTCCCTGAAGCTAATGTCCCTTCATCCACGTCCTTCAGCTTTACCAGCTCCTCGACCACATGGTGAACCATGTGCCTCGTTAGCATGGTGGCCCTGGCAGATGTTGCCAACTTTAGTACCATCTCTGTGCCAGTATAGTAATGAAGATGAGTATGGATATTTGTCACCATCTCAAGGATCTGGTACCAGCCAATGTGCCAGTTGGCCTTGCCCCCTTTCTTTGTGACTTTGACCCCACACAGTGACAGCTGGTGGATTATGTCGTTTATGAGGGGCCAGTAATGAAGGTTGATGTCTTCCTCTAGGTGGCCTTCGAAGACTACATAAACTATCATACCAATGATGTTCCTCAGGAGCTCCGAGGAGATTACCAGCTGGTCAGGGCACTTTGGACGAACCTCGCTTGCCTTGGGCTCTGATAGCCAGCTGCGGATAGAGCTTAATGGAATGTAGTCAGCAGGAGCTTCAAACAGCCTCTGGACTTTGGTGCTCACAGCTTCAATGATGGTGCTGATCAAGGTGGAACTTTGGGTGAAAAGAGCTCTCCTAAGGTCCTCAGGGCTGTTTAGGCACTGGATCTTACGGTTGAGTGAGTGGACCATCCTGACACCAGTGGAACGGGAGTAGTAGACTTGAGCGACAGGAGGAGCCTTCAGAACTCTAGAGAGGTTCTCCACTACTGCCAGCACTATGGTGACACTCATGTCACTCAGGGCCATGGAGGACCGGTCACAGGGGCTTTCCATCTGGCAGGACCAGAGGGCCTGGAGCAGCCTGGACACGATGTCCACCACCACCTTAGAGGGACAGCACAGCTCGGAGTACGGCTGGAAGGCCAGGCTCTGGGAAATGGTCTTTCGAGCTCTTACAACTTCATCGCAGACCTCAGGGTTTCTAAAATATACAAGccagatagagagaagaggaaacaCTTTTATGCACTTTGAAACGCATCCTCTGTAAGAAATGTGCTACATACAGTAAATGAAGTTTGATTGATATCGGCCCCTGCACTCGTCATTTCATTTAGCATCAGTAGATGgatagaataatacatagaccaAATAATTGTAACATAAAGAGTGAATGTGACTCACAGGTAGGAGAGATCAGCAGTAAAGTCAAGTGAGTTAATGGCCTGACTAAGGTCGGTGGCCAACTCAGTAAAAGCCTCATGTTCAACGTCCCTCATTCTGAGTTGAGTGTTCACCTCCCAGGTCTGTCACAGGAAACAGGGGGTGCCATTAATGCCCATAGAAGGTAAAATATAGATAAACCATATACCATGAGCCAATGCTAAATAAGGACATTGTTTATTAGATAGGATAACTCACTAAATGTATATTATCTCCACTTAACTTATACTGTAGACATCTTTCTAATCTCTTACCAGGTGACTAATGTCATTCCCTTCCTCTGCTTCCTTTCTGAACCTTAAAATCAAATACAGAGCAACTGAACATTCCTGCCTTTTTTATCCTTCCTCTACTTTCACATTGATTTCCCATTGAGCCTATGACAGTGATTCAGTGGCGAAGCCAGACATTTGTTGATGGGTGGGCCTGCAGACATTTGGGTGGGCCAGAAACTTCCTGCTattgtacacattttgccatgaggctaaGAGAACATGCATTTTTAAAGCAAACTGACAAAAGTTACAATATAGATATGTTGACTGATAAAGGCACTGAATTATGAGCTGAATTGTTTGCTAAATGAACAATGAAATAGGCTGTGGCATGGTGCatatagccatagaagcacagTGAAATATGCCTCAATGCAGTCATATTTGTGGCTTATTGGGAGTGTGGCTTTCAGTTAGTTATTTTTGGCAAACCATCCCGGGAGAGTGAATGTCATTCCAGAACGTCTGTTCTGTTATATTTCATCAAATTTGTGCACTGATTGCTATGAATGATGATGGTGTTTTGGTAAAAAGAAAATCATGTCCCATTCAGAACACAAGCAATTCAAAAGATATATACATATTTCTTTCGGAAACATATCATATCtattgcaaattcataacatattatacggactgctttaaaaaaaaacatctctaTTTTTGATGTAAATGGCATGTTACAGAAGGGTCCTGACATTTTTGGGCAATTTTACTTGTTTTTGAAAAACTTACCCCAACCAGCGATTCACTTCCTCATCATCGTTTTGCAGTACTGGGGCTCTGAAAAAACATGAACAAATGCTCTCAATATAGTGATGCtggtctttagatgttgtacacatgaaattgCGTCATTCCAAATGTATCCACATCGTTTTATTCAATTTTGTGCGAATCTGTTTCCCCTATACAGCTGTTCCATTCTCTGTGTAGCCTGCTGCTAGAATGGACGGAGAGGTATCCCTCGACTAGCAACAAAATGTAATATAACGTTGTGGATAAAGTTCAGAATGATACAATTCTAACCCACCTGCCTTGAATGACCGGTCGCCACTGTAGCTAACAAACATACTGTGCAGATAATGTTCAAATTCATTGTTTTACACAATATTTTATCATAGCACTGGCTGACCACAGGCTTACCAACTCCCTtaccaaaatggctgacctttTATACTGTCATATGAAGGTTCATGTCAATTCTAGTATTCTTATTCCTAATTATATGGTACATAGTACAAGTAGCTGTACTCACCGCTCCAGGGACTTGTTCTTAATAAGCCAGTTGCTCATGTCCTCCACGGTGGTGTGGTGAGGGACATGACTCTGGAGGCCTTGTCTCTGGAGCACCAAAAACTGCTTCATCAGCTTCTTCTGCAAGACAAATCATGTTGTCAAAAAGACAACCTAGGGTTTGCTTTAGCCGGTCTGAATTGACAGGTGGGCGGGGTTTGTACTAGGGatctgccagcagcataccaccatgcatcccactgctggcttgcatctgaagctaagcagggttggtcctggatgggagaccagattctgctggaagtggtgtttgaGGGCCAGTAGAAGGGACgttttcctctggtctaaaaaacaatatcccaattccccagtgtagtgattggggacattaccctgtgtagggtgccggaTTTCTGGTCACTAaaaatcccatggcacttattgtaagagtaggggtatGAACTCCAGTGTCATgactggccctcataccatcatggccacctaatcatccccagcttccaattggcacattcatccccttcctctcccctgtaactattccccaggtcattgctgtaaatgagaatgtgttctcagtcaacttgcctagtaaaatacatGTGCATCTTTCCCTTTCATGGTGATTTGATATGTAGTGTGTCTTGATGCAGGAATCAGTAAGTTTTAGTTATAAGCGATTTGATAAGAAAAACAAATCGATGCACTGACAtttgttgaaaaaaaaacattttcctttCAAAATAAAATTGTGCTGTTGTTGATGGAGCTCATGAGCTGGACCTCactgagctggatctgtctgagctgacttctatgtgtgtgtgtgtgtgtgtgtgtgtgtgtgtgtgtgtgtgtgtgtgtgtgtgtgtgtgtgtgtgtgtgtgtgtgtgtgtgtgtgtgtgtgtgtgtgtgtgtgtgtgtgtgtgtgtgtgtgtgtgtgcgtgtaaatTATGTACAGTGAGAATcataagtattcatcccccttgtgGATGTTTTCAAATGTTcttttttgtcaatgatctacacaaaatactccatgTAAAAGTGAGAAGAAacatttacaaatgaataaaaatgaaataactaaaatatagtcgttacataagtattcacccccttgttTAGGCAAGactaaattagttcaggagtaaaatgtggcttaacaaatcacataaattGTGAATTGTGAAAAAATAGGGCAAGACCTTGGAACTAAAGTTTTATCTGACATTTTGGTCAAAAATGAGTTATTGACATAGAGATTCCCTTTAGGTGGTCCTTTTCATGTGAGATATGTCCGATTTTTCTTGAACTCCATTTACATTGAAAGAAACATGTATAATCTGAAAGTTCTGTCTGAGCAAACATCTTTTAACTTGGTGCTATTAGGTTCTGTCTGCAATCCAATTATACAATACTGGGTTGTCAGTAGAAAATAATTGTCTGTAAGGTGATATACAGCGcatggaaagtatttagaccccttgacttttttcacatgttgttacattacagccttattctaaaatggattaaattacatattttcctcataaatctacacacgataccccataatgacaaagcaaaaacagtttttcagacaagtttgcaaatgtattaaaggtAAAAAACATTAATAccttatttccataagtattcagaccctttgctatgagactcaaaattgagctcaggtgcatcctgtttccattgatcatccttgagatgagtCCATCTGTTATAATTTTAAATTATTGTAAATGATTTagaaaggtcccacagttgacagttcatgtcagagcaaaaaccaagccatgaggtggaaggaattgtccatagagctctgaaacaggattgtgttgagcattgaaggtctccaagaagacagtggcctccatcattcttaaatggaagaattgtggaactaccaagactatttctagagctggccacccaaccaaactgagcaatcggggagaagggccttggtcagggaggtgaccaagaacccgatggtcaataTGAAGGAACTCCAGAGTTccagagaaccttccagaaggacaaccatctctgcagcactccaccaatcaggcctttatggtagtggctagatggaagccactcctcagtaaaaggcacatgacagcccgcttggatttttccaaaaggcaccaaaaggtTTCTctgatcatgagaaacaagattctctggtctgatgaaaccaagaaagaactcttcggcc from Oncorhynchus keta strain PuntledgeMale-10-30-2019 unplaced genomic scaffold, Oket_V2 Un_contig_19075_pilon_pilon, whole genome shotgun sequence includes:
- the LOC118402609 gene encoding uncharacterized protein LOC118402609 isoform X32 produces the protein MKRYPSSQCLGIEAFTCDEERCLVVAKMFAKKMCPKMLPSAADFDEAEDSGSNGSVDLNLAIPETPNPDKVVDITTPLTTNPVNLEVLDETLVLQSGFSTAHCTPPPGFSPAPCTPPEFSPAPFIPPPGFALAACTSSPSFAANATQGFGTKVILKQIVLLFLERLPPASEDLESEFLTITDRICTLFQSITARFCNIVNEELEKCTDSDSMQYWAYTFYWEYMKRYPSSQCLGIEAFTCDEERCLVVAKLFAMKMCPKMLPSAADFDKAEDSGSNGSVDLNLAIPETPNPVKVVDITTPLTTNPVNLEVLDETLVLQSGLAPAPCIPPRGFSPAPCIPPPGFSPAPCIPPSGFALTSCTASPSFTANAMQGFGTKIILKQMVLLFLERHPPTSDDLESEFLTIMKRCPSSQCLEIESFTCDEERCLVVVTLFAKKLYPKMFLSAAHDDEAEDSGSNGSVDMNLAIANKFVPNPVKVLELLQPLSLPDIKKHLTTIHDKVLDNITTTLVDAPVKVDNITTPLVDAPVKVDNITTPLVDAPVKVDNITTPLVDAPVKVDNITTTLVDAPVKVDNITTPLVDAPVKVDNITTPLVDAPAKVDNITTPLVDAPAKVDNITTPLVDAPAKVDNITTPLATIPVHLKVTDEPVDLQSEDVLVIKPKKSRVMRFFRRLFCCINEDDLMV
- the LOC118402609 gene encoding uncharacterized protein LOC118402609 isoform X33, whose amino-acid sequence is MKRYPSSQCLGIEAFTCDEERCLVVAKMFAKKMCPKMLPSAADFDEAEDSGSNGSVDLNLAIPETPNPDKVVDITTPLTTNPVNLEVLDETLVLQSGFSTAHCTPPPGFSPAPCTPPEFSPAPFIPPPGFALAACTSSPSFAANATQGFGTKVILKQIVLLFLERLPPASEDLESEFLTITDRICTLFQSITARFCNIVNEELEKCTDSDSMQYWAYTFYWEYMKRYPSSQCLGIEAFTCDEERCLVVAKLFAMKMCPKMLPSAADFDKAEDSGSNGSVDLNLAIPETPNPVKVVDITTPLTTNPVNLEVLDETLVLQSGLAPAPCIPPRGFSPAPCIPPPGFSPAPCIPPSGFALTSCTASPSFTANAMQGFGTKIILKQMVLLFLERHPPTSDDLESEFLTIMKRCPSSQCLEIESFTCDEERCLVVVTLFAKKLYPKMFLSAAHDDEAEDSGSNGSVDMNLAIANKFVPNPVKVLELLQPLSLPDIKKHLTTIHDKVLDNITTTLVDAPVKVDNITTPLVDAPVKVDNITTPLVDAPVKVDNITTPLVDAPVKVDNITTTLVDAPVKVDNITTPLVDAPVKVDNITTPLVDAPAKVDNITTPLVDAPVKVDNITTPLATIPVHLKVTDEPVDLQSEDVLVIKPKKSRVMRFFRRLFCCINEDDLMV
- the LOC118402609 gene encoding uncharacterized protein LOC118402609 isoform X36 is translated as MKRYPSSQCLGIEAFTCDEERCLVVAKMFAKKMCPKMLPSAADFDEAEDSGSNGSVDLNLAIPETPNPDKVVDITTPLTTNPVNLEVLDETLVLQSGFSTAHCTPPPGFSPAPCTPPEFSPAPFIPPPGFALAACTSSPSFAANATQGFGTKVILKQIVLLFLERLPPASEDLESEFLTITDRICTLFQSITARFCNIVNEELEKCTDSDSMQYWAYTFYWEYMKRYPSSQCLGIEAFTCDEERCLVVAKLFAMKMCPKMLPSAADFDKAEDSGSNGSVDLNLAIPETPNPVKVVDITTPLTTNPVNLEVLDETLVLQSGLAPAPCIPPRGFSPAPCIPPPGFSPAPCIPPSGFALTSCTASPSFTANAMQGFGTKIILKQMVLLFLERHPPTSDDLESEFLTIMKRCPSSQCLEIESFTCDEERCLVVVTLFAKKLYPKMFLSAAHDDEAEDSGSNGSVDMNLAIANKFVPNPVKVLELLQPLSLPDIKKHLTTIHDKVLDNITTTLVDAPVKVDNITTPLVDAPVKVDNITTPLVDAPVKVDNITTPLVDAPVKVDNITTTLVDAPVKVDNITTPLVDAPAKVDNITTPLVDAPAKVDNITTPLVDAPAKVDNITTPLATIPVHLKVTDEPVDLQSEDVLVIKPKKSRVMRFFRRLFCCINEDDLMV
- the LOC118402609 gene encoding uncharacterized protein LOC118402609 isoform X23 translates to MKRYPSSQCLGIEAFTCDEERCLVVAKMFAKKMCPKMLPSAADFDEAEDSGSNGSVDLNLAIPETPNPDKVVDITTPLTTNPVNLEVLDETLVLQSGFSTAHCTPPPGFSPAPCTPPEFSPAPFIPPPGFALAACTSSPSFAANATQGFGTKVILKQIVLLFLERLPPASEDLESEFLTITDRICTLFQSITARFCNIVNEELEKCTDSDSMQYWAYTFYWEYMKRYPSSQCLGIEAFTCDEERCLVVAKLFAMKMCPKMLPSAADFDKAEDSGSNGSVDLNLAIPETPNPVKVVDITTPLTTNPVNLEVLDETLVLQSGLAPAPCIPPRGFSPAPCIPPPGFSPAPCIPPSGFALTSCTASPSFTANAMQGFGTKIILKQMVLLFLERHPPTSDDLESEFLTIMKRCPSSQCLEIESFTCDEERCLVVVTLFAKKLYPKMFLSAAHDDEAEDSGSNGSVDMNLAIANKFVPNPVKVLELLQPLSLPDIKKHLTTIHDKVLDNITTTLVDAPVKVDNITTPLVDAPVKVDNITTPLVDAPVKVDNITTPLVDAPVKVDNITTTLVDAPVKVDNITTPLVDAPVKVDNITTPLVDAPVKVDNITTPLVDAPAKVDNITTPLVDAPAKVDNITTPLVDAPVKVDNITTPLATIPVHLKVTDEPVDLQSEDVLVIKPKKSRVMRFFRRLFCCINEDDLMV
- the LOC118402609 gene encoding uncharacterized protein LOC118402609 isoform X28, coding for MKRYPSSQCLGIEAFTCDEERCLVVAKMFAKKMCPKMLPSAADFDEAEDSGSNGSVDLNLAIPETPNPDKVVDITTPLTTNPVNLEVLDETLVLQSGFSTAHCTPPPGFSPAPCTPPEFSPAPFIPPPGFALAACTSSPSFAANATQGFGTKVILKQIVLLFLERLPPASEDLESEFLTITDRICTLFQSITARFCNIVNEELEKCTDSDSMQYWAYTFYWEYMKRYPSSQCLGIEAFTCDEERCLVVAKLFAMKMCPKMLPSAADFDKAEDSGSNGSVDLNLAIPETPNPVKVVDITTPLTTNPVNLEVLDETLVLQSGLAPAPCIPPRGFSPAPCIPPPGFSPAPCIPPSGFALTSCTASPSFTANAMQGFGTKIILKQMVLLFLERHPPTSDDLESEFLTIMKRCPSSQCLEIESFTCDEERCLVVVTLFAKKLYPKMFLSAAHDDEAEDSGSNGSVDMNLAIANKFVPNPVKVLELLQPLSLPDIKKHLTTIHDKVLDNITTTLVDAPVKVDNITTPLVDAPVKVDNITTPLVDAPVKVDNITTPLVDAPVKVDNITTTLVDAPVKVDNITTPLVDAPVKVDNITTPLVDAPAKVDNITTPLVDAPAKVDNITTPLVDAPVKVDNITTPLATIPVHLKVTDEPVDLQSEDVLVIKPKKSRVMRFFRRLFCCINEDDLMV
- the LOC118402609 gene encoding uncharacterized protein LOC118402609 isoform X35 encodes the protein MKRYPSSQCLGIEAFTCDEERCLVVAKMFAKKMCPKMLPSAADFDEAEDSGSNGSVDLNLAIPETPNPDKVVDITTPLTTNPVNLEVLDETLVLQSGFSTAHCTPPPGFSPAPCTPPEFSPAPFIPPPGFALAACTSSPSFAANATQGFGTKVILKQIVLLFLERLPPASEDLESEFLTITDRICTLFQSITARFCNIVNEELEKCTDSDSMQYWAYTFYWEYMKRYPSSQCLGIEAFTCDEERCLVVAKLFAMKMCPKMLPSAADFDKAEDSGSNGSVDLNLAIPETPNPVKVVDITTPLTTNPVNLEVLDETLVLQSGLAPAPCIPPRGFSPAPCIPPPGFSPAPCIPPSGFALTSCTASPSFTANAMQGFGTKIILKQMVLLFLERHPPTSDDLESEFLTIMKRCPSSQCLEIESFTCDEERCLVVVTLFAKKLYPKMFLSAAHDDEAEDSGSNGSVDMNLAIANKFVPNPVKVLELLQPLSLPDIKKHLTTIHDKVLDNITTTLVDAPVKVDNITTPLVDAPVKVDNITTPLVDAPVKVDNITTPLVDAPVKVDNITTTLVDAPVKVDNITTPLVDAPVKVDNITTPLVDAPAKVDNITTPLVDAPAKVDNITTPLATIPVHLKVTDEPVDLQSEDVLVIKPKKSRVMRFFRRLFCCINEDDLMV